GCGGCGGGTCCGGTCAGCCGACGAACGGGAAACTGGTGCCCGAAGGGGTCGAAGGGCGGGTTCCGTTTAAGGGCCACCTCGCTCCCTTTGTATATCAGTTGGTCGGCGGCGTGCGGGCCGGAATGGGGTATTGCGGCTGCAAGACGCTCGATGAGTTGCGGACCAAGGCCCGGTTCATTCAAGTGACCGCGGCGAGTGTGCAGGAGAGCCACCCGCATGACATTGCTATCACGCAGGAAGCGCCGAACTACAGTTCGGTTGATTACGCCGGGGACAGCGGGGGCTAAGGCCGCGCTGCTCCTGGCGCTGGTCGCGGGGCCGGCCCTCGCGCAGCCGCCCGGCACCCAGCCGCAGGCGCAACCGTCGAACACCCAACCGGGAGCGCTGCCGCTCCCGCCCGGGTACCGGCCCCGGACGCCACCGCCGCAAGCGCAACCACAGCCGCCCGCGCGCCCCGCGCCCGGGGCGATGCCCGGTTCGGCCGGGACCGTGATGTACTTCCAGAAGGCGGCCGACGCGCTCACCGCGACCGGTGGCGGGCTGCCGAGCGCGACCGAGAACCTGGGCGTCGCGCAGTTGAAGGACAAAGAACCGGCGCGCGGATCGGCGATTCCCGACGTGCCACCGGTTCCCTCGCTCAACCTCCCGCCGCCCGAGCGTACCGCTGCACCGCCGGTGATTCAGCCGACCACGGTTCCGACCGGGTTCGCCGCTCAGCCCGGTCCAAAGGGGGGCGGCTTCCTGCCCGATAAGAAGTCGGGCAACCCGATCCCGCCCGTCGACCCGCGCGAGATCCAGTTGCCGTCGCGCGACAAGATCTTCACGGTCTACAACGACCCCGAACTGGAACGGGCCATCATGTTCCAGACGATCCGGGACCGCATCACCGTGATCGAGAAGCAGATTCGCGAAGAGAAAGATGCGGGGGAAATTCAGAAGCAAGAGCGGGCGCTGCAGGAACTCAAGGCCATCAAGGAGCCGCGGGACAACGGGTACCAGTTCCCGCCGCTGCCGGTGATTTCCTCGCCGGGCGTGGCGTACCAACCGAAGACGTCGGCATACGCGCCGCACACGATGTACCTCGAACCGGGTTACGTGGTTCACCGGCGCCTGCACTTCGAGGAGCGGAACGCCGAGCGCCAGGGCTGGGATCTCGGGCCGCTCTCGACGCTCGTGTCCGCGGGCACCTTCTACCGCAACGTGCTGCTGTGGCCGCAGAGCCTCGTGTCCGGGTGCCGAACCGGGTTCTGGGACACCAGCGCGGGTAAGTGCTTGCCCGGTAGCCCCAGCCCGTACTACCTGTACCCGCCCGGTCTGACCCTCACGGGCACCGTCGCGGAAGCGGGTCTCATCACCGGGGCCGCGTTCCTGTTCCCGTAAGGACGGGTTCCAGGTTCGGAGTTCCTAGAGTTCTAAGCTAAAGACCAGACCCGGCGGGTGTTTCCCGACCGGGTTTCTTCGTTTCTGATAACTTGGAATTCTGGAACTCCGAACTCTGTAATTTTGGAACTTGGAACTTGGAACTCCTCGCGCCCTGGCTCGAACCGCGGACCGCTTACATCCACGTCCCGTTTTGCGCACACCACTGCGGGTACTGCGACTTCGCGGTGATCGCGGGGCAGGACCACCTCATTGACCTGTACCTCGACGCGCTCGCGGCCGAACTCGCGACGCTCGGCGCCCCGCGCCCGGTCGAGAGCCTGTTCATCGGCGGTGGAACACCAACGCACCTGTCTGCGAATCAGTTGGAACGCTTGTTGGAAGCGATCACGCGCTGGCTGCCGTCGGCGCTCGAAGGTACCTCACGCGAATTCTCTATCGAGGCCAATCCCGATTCACTCACCGAAGAGAAAGCGGCAGTGCTGGCGGCGTTCGGCGTGAACCGCGTGAGCATCGGAGTGCAGTCGTTTCGGCCCGAGTCGCTCGCGGTTCTGGACCGGCGCCACGCGCCAGAACACATCGGGCGCGCGGTCGAAACGACGCGGAAGCACATCCCCACGGTGTCGTTTGACCTGATCTTCGGGGCACCGGGTTCAACACTGGCAAGTTGGTGTGCCGACTTGGACGCGGCGCTCGCGTTCGGGCCGCAGCACGTCTCCACTTACGGGCTGACCTACGAGAAAGGCACGCCGCTGTGGAAGCGGCAGCACCGCGGTCAAATCGCGCCGGTGCCGGAGGACGACGAACTCGCGATGTACGAGCACGCGATGGACCGGCTCGCGGGAGCCGGGTTTGAACACTACGAGATATCGAACTTCGCTCGTCCGGGCTTCCGGTGTCGACACAACGAACGGTACTGGGCGAACGAGGCGTATTATGGTTTCGGTGTGGGAGCCGCGCGCTACGTACACGGCGCACGCGAATTGAACGTGCGCGACACGAAGCTCTACATTCGCAAAGCGCTCAGTGGAGAACCGGTCGCGTTCCAGCGTGAAGAACTGGACCCGCGAGCGCGTGCCTTCGAGACGATGGCGACACAACTCCGGCGCGCGGACGGGATCAATCGCGCGCGCTTTCACGAGCAAACGGGCTTCGCGCTCGACACGCTTGCGCCTGCCGCGCTCTTGCTTCTGCGTGAAAACGCTCTCGTGAGTGACGACGGATCAGACGTGCGGCTCACGCGCCGCGGGAAATGCGTCGCCGACGCCGCAGTGTCGGAGCTGCTGAAGGAAGCCTGATTCGTAAGCAACACACCCGCTCGTTAACACTCGCGGTTCGCCAAACGCCAAGGCGAACCGCGAGTGTTAACGAGCGGGTTGAGATCAAGTGGTCGGGCACAGCCCGACCACTTGATCTCAACCCACATTACGCCTTCACCAGAATCACGCCCTCGCCGTTGCGGAGTGTCACCGACGTGACGTACTGGCCCAGCGTGCCGTTCGAGTTCACGATGCGGTACGTGCCGTTCAGTTGGTGCGTCGTTGCGGTGTTGTCCGCGGTCGTCCCCTCGCCCTTGCCTTGAGCGTAGGAGAGCGGCTTGTACAGCACGAGGGCGTTCTCGTACTCGCGCGAGAGCACCTGATAGGTGAGGTCCGCGTTCGCCGGGTCTTTGCCCGTTGCGAACGTCTTCATCGTGCCCACCGGGGCGCCGACGTCTACGTTCACGACCGGGGTCCAGTGTCCGGACCACGAAGTGGAGGGGCTGTCGCCGCCGTAGAACATCAGGAACGTGCGGTCCGGGTCGCCGACCAGGTAGTAGTACGCGAGCGTCGCGATCTGCGTGCGCGAGTCGAACCGGCTCCCCCCCTCGGGGCTGCTGTCGATTACGAGGTACGGGTTCCCGGTCGTGCCCAGGCGCCGGTTGATGAGCGCGGCCGCGTCGCCCACTTCGGACCAGTTGGCGCTCATCGGGCGGATCAGGAACTCCTCGAACGCGCCGCCCGAGTTCGCCACGATCGGGTCCGCGGTCGTCGCGCCACCGGCCGTGTTCGCCAAGATCCACTTCGGCCCGATCGCGCGGGACACGGAATTCATCAGCGCGCCAGAATCCTCGCTGAAGGTTCCGGTCGGTTCCAGGACGCTGACGCCGGGGAAGGGGAGCTTCCCGGTCGCGTTGTCCATGAAGATCCCGTCGGCGGTCGAGTACTGGGCCAGCAGGCGCTGGTGGTAATCAGCGGCCCAGTGGCGCACCGCCGCGGACGACGGGTTGGTGACGTACCGCATCTGCCCGTAGTACGGGTAGAACAGCCGCGACTCGTACACGAACCGCGCGTCCATCCCGGCCTGCCGGTTAGCGTACTCGGTGTCGCTCAGGTACCCGTCGTGGTTCGCGTCGGCGGAGTAATCGAACGCGGGGATGGTACCGGTCTGCCCGCCGTTCGCGTTCACGTAGTCGCGCCCGAAGATGGTGAGCAGCTCCGCGCCGTTGGCCGCGGTCCCGCTGGTCACGCGGAACCGGACCGAGAAGAGCCGCGCGCCGCCCGGTGTCATCGAGGAGGCCACCCAGTCGCTCGGCGGGTCGAACGTGATCTGCCCGGAGGCCGTCAGCCCGTTGGTACCGTCCTTGTTCAGCGTGAGCGTCTTCCACGCGGTCGGGTTGCCGTTCGCGTCCACCGCGGTCGCGTACTCCCACGTTCCGGACCACCCGCTCGACGCCCCGCGTGCGAGCGTGATGTTCATTTCGCGGAACTTCTCCACGAACCCGACCGAGGTGGTGGTGCCGGCGGCCCCGAGCTGCACGTTGGTCGAGCGCCCGCCGCGCGCCGCGGAGGTCACGTCCGTCGGGGTGGCGGTGCCGTTCGACTGGTACACGCCCCAGAACCAGTTCACCGGCTGCGACGACGGGCTGGTGCCCTGGAACGCGGTCGCCTTCGTCACGTGGTAGAACGCGAGTTCGCGCGACGCCCCGGTGCGGTCCGCGTACTGGAGCCAGTCCGTGAGCAGGCCCTGGTAGAGGTTGCTCACGTTGCTGTAAATGAGCTGCGGGGTGTTCGGCGAGGCGCTGTTGATCGTGTTCAGGTAGCTCGGGTTCGGGATCACGAGGTCGATGCTGTTCTTGAGCAGGTACTGCTCGAACGAGTCGCCGACGGGCGTCCCGCTGTACGCGAGCATCGCGAGGCGGATGTAGTCGTAGTGCTTCGGGATCACCGGGTCCGGGAGCGGGTCCATGTTCGGGTTGGACACCGTGAACGTGACGTCCTTCTCGGTGACGTTCCCCGCCTGATCGAACACGCGCACGACGAGCGTGTACGTGCCGTTGACTACGGTGGTGCTGTCGAACGTCCAGTCGGCCGGCCCGGTCG
This region of Gemmata massiliana genomic DNA includes:
- the hemW gene encoding radical SAM family heme chaperone HemW — translated: MELLAPWLEPRTAYIHVPFCAHHCGYCDFAVIAGQDHLIDLYLDALAAELATLGAPRPVESLFIGGGTPTHLSANQLERLLEAITRWLPSALEGTSREFSIEANPDSLTEEKAAVLAAFGVNRVSIGVQSFRPESLAVLDRRHAPEHIGRAVETTRKHIPTVSFDLIFGAPGSTLASWCADLDAALAFGPQHVSTYGLTYEKGTPLWKRQHRGQIAPVPEDDELAMYEHAMDRLAGAGFEHYEISNFARPGFRCRHNERYWANEAYYGFGVGAARYVHGARELNVRDTKLYIRKALSGEPVAFQREELDPRARAFETMATQLRRADGINRARFHEQTGFALDTLAPAALLLLRENALVSDDGSDVRLTRRGKCVADAAVSELLKEA